From the genome of Kaistella daneshvariae, one region includes:
- a CDS encoding DUF808 family protein — protein sequence MASGIFAILDDIAALMDDVAVTAKIATQKTAGILGDDLAVNAEKATGFLESREIPVLMKIMQGSFVNKLIIIPVVFLLQWLYEPAINIILIFGGFYLAYEGIEKIIEYVFHRGKKGSEVIEEATKSDENAAELEKSKIKSAVTTDFILSLEIVIIALASAKDGYEALKSQFNPLLVEIVTVSIVAIIATIGVYGIVALIVRMDDAGYRLIKKSKTESGVLVSMGNFLVNALPWVIKGLGVVGTVALILVAGGIFVHYIGWVHHHFLPNWNSIARESLAGIIGGLIAIPVFKIGSKAFALIKK from the coding sequence ATGGCTTCAGGAATTTTCGCAATTTTAGATGATATCGCAGCATTGATGGACGATGTGGCTGTCACCGCAAAAATAGCAACTCAAAAAACTGCCGGGATTTTAGGAGACGACCTTGCAGTAAATGCGGAAAAGGCAACAGGCTTTCTGGAATCCCGTGAGATTCCGGTATTGATGAAGATTATGCAGGGATCATTCGTTAATAAACTCATCATCATTCCCGTGGTGTTTTTGCTGCAATGGCTTTATGAGCCGGCGATCAATATCATTCTGATTTTCGGTGGATTTTATTTGGCATATGAAGGCATTGAAAAAATCATTGAATACGTTTTTCACCGTGGCAAAAAAGGTAGTGAAGTCATTGAAGAAGCGACGAAAAGCGACGAAAATGCCGCTGAACTTGAAAAATCAAAAATAAAATCCGCGGTCACGACCGATTTCATTCTGTCTCTGGAAATAGTAATCATCGCTTTAGCTTCTGCAAAAGATGGTTACGAGGCTTTAAAATCACAGTTCAACCCACTGCTTGTGGAAATAGTGACTGTTTCCATTGTAGCGATTATCGCCACAATTGGTGTCTACGGAATTGTCGCACTCATCGTGCGTATGGACGATGCCGGCTATCGACTTATTAAAAAATCCAAAACCGAAAGTGGTGTTTTGGTTTCGATGGGAAATTTCCTGGTGAATGCTTTGCCCTGGGTTATTAAAGGTCTCGGCGTGGTGGGTACCGTCGCGTTAATCCTGGTTGCAGGCGGAATTTTTGTGCATTATATTGGGTGGGTTCATCACCACTTTTTACCAAATTGGAACTCAATTGCAAGAGAATCTTTAGCAGGAATTATCGGTGGCTTAATCGCGATTCCGGTTTTTAAAATTGGCAGCAAGGCATTTGCGCTGATAAAAAAATAA
- a CDS encoding pirin family protein, whose translation MTTVYHKSDSRGFADHGWLKSYHTFSFANYYNPERMNFGALRVLNDDQVASGMGFGAHPHRDMEIISIPLEGDLEHKDSMGTSAVIRNGEIQVMSAGTGVQHSEYNKNKDELVKFLQIWVIPNKMNVTPRYDQISIKENEKMNEFQQILSPNADDDGVWIHQDAWFNLGKFDQITAKKYDLHKAGNGVYIFVLKGSAKVGDQVLETRDGFGIWETENFTIEAGENSEILMMEVPMN comes from the coding sequence ATGACAACAGTATACCACAAATCAGATTCCCGCGGTTTTGCAGATCACGGCTGGTTGAAATCTTACCATACTTTCAGCTTTGCCAATTATTATAATCCGGAAAGGATGAATTTCGGCGCCTTGCGCGTTTTAAATGACGATCAGGTCGCGTCTGGAATGGGTTTTGGCGCGCATCCGCACCGCGATATGGAAATAATTTCCATTCCGCTCGAAGGAGATTTGGAACATAAAGATTCCATGGGAACTTCGGCGGTGATCCGAAACGGTGAAATACAGGTGATGAGCGCCGGAACGGGTGTTCAGCACAGCGAGTACAACAAAAATAAAGATGAACTGGTGAAATTTCTGCAGATTTGGGTAATTCCGAACAAGATGAATGTGACGCCGCGTTACGACCAAATCAGCATTAAAGAAAATGAAAAAATGAATGAATTTCAGCAGATTCTTTCACCAAATGCTGATGACGACGGCGTTTGGATTCATCAGGACGCGTGGTTTAATTTGGGAAAATTCGACCAAATAACCGCCAAAAAATATGATTTGCACAAAGCAGGAAACGGCGTGTACATTTTTGTTTTAAAAGGTTCTGCGAAAGTTGGCGATCAGGTTTTAGAAACACGTGACGGTTTTGGAATTTGGGAAACCGAAAATTTCACCATTGAAGCCGGAGAAAATTCCGAAATTTTAATGATGGAAGTTCCGATGAATTAA
- a CDS encoding MFS transporter, which translates to MAKRIKPNLSLAQIINMSMGFLGIQMAFGLQNGNASRILANFGADVHELSWFWLVAPITGLLVQPIIGHMGDNTWSPLGRRKPYFLIGAVLCAVGLVFLPNAASVTTMMGASVLLLAVIFLAMMDASINVAMEPFRALVGDMLPKHQGTLGFSVQTILIGVGAVIGSEMPNWLTKMGVSNVAPEGYVADNVIYAFYVGAAVLIASILYTILSTKEYSPQEFADFSDEEPSTEKSKFSDIFKDFAKIPPLMKKLGAVQFFSWFALFTMWVFTTSALATHHFGLAPDDTKSLAFNKAGDLTGHLFGLYNLFAIPFAFLLTPIAKAIGKKQTHALALFCGGLGLISMFFIKDTGMLWISMVGLGFAWASILAMPYAMLIDAIPLRKMGVYMGIFNFFIVIPQIVNGIFGGPIVKNLFGNMAIDYVVVGGVCMLIAAAVTMFLIKNDPDESPQELEEEIQQVHF; encoded by the coding sequence ATGGCTAAAAGAATAAAACCCAATCTCAGTCTGGCTCAGATCATCAACATGAGTATGGGATTTCTCGGAATCCAGATGGCTTTCGGATTGCAGAACGGGAACGCCAGTAGAATTCTCGCGAACTTCGGTGCTGATGTGCACGAACTTTCCTGGTTTTGGCTTGTCGCACCCATCACCGGACTTTTGGTCCAACCGATTATCGGCCACATGGGCGACAATACCTGGAGTCCGCTCGGGCGCAGAAAACCGTATTTTTTAATTGGCGCTGTCCTTTGCGCTGTCGGTCTGGTATTCTTACCGAACGCCGCTTCTGTAACCACCATGATGGGCGCGAGTGTTTTGCTTTTGGCCGTTATTTTCCTCGCCATGATGGATGCTTCCATCAACGTCGCAATGGAACCTTTCCGCGCTTTGGTGGGTGATATGTTGCCGAAACATCAGGGAACATTAGGATTTAGCGTTCAGACCATTTTAATTGGAGTTGGTGCCGTAATCGGTTCTGAGATGCCGAACTGGCTCACCAAAATGGGAGTTTCAAATGTTGCGCCGGAAGGTTATGTAGCGGATAACGTGATTTACGCTTTTTACGTCGGCGCTGCTGTATTAATAGCTTCCATTTTATACACGATTCTTTCTACAAAAGAATATTCGCCGCAGGAATTTGCCGATTTCTCTGACGAGGAACCAAGCACAGAAAAATCAAAATTCTCGGATATTTTCAAAGATTTTGCGAAAATTCCGCCTTTAATGAAAAAACTGGGTGCAGTTCAGTTCTTCTCCTGGTTTGCATTATTCACCATGTGGGTTTTCACCACAAGTGCTTTGGCGACACATCATTTCGGTCTCGCGCCGGACGATACCAAATCTTTAGCTTTCAATAAAGCAGGTGATTTAACCGGACACTTATTCGGCTTGTACAATCTATTTGCGATTCCGTTTGCTTTTCTTTTAACGCCGATTGCAAAAGCCATTGGTAAAAAACAGACGCACGCACTCGCATTATTTTGCGGCGGTTTGGGATTGATTTCCATGTTTTTCATCAAAGACACCGGCATGCTTTGGATTTCCATGGTCGGACTTGGTTTTGCGTGGGCGAGTATTTTAGCGATGCCTTACGCGATGCTGATTGACGCTATTCCTTTAAGGAAAATGGGCGTTTACATGGGGATTTTCAACTTCTTCATCGTAATTCCGCAAATTGTGAACGGCATTTTCGGTGGACCAATTGTAAAAAATCTCTTCGGAAATATGGCAATTGATTATGTGGTAGTCGGTGGCGTTTGTATGCTGATCGCGGCAGCGGTGACCATGTTTTTAATTAAAAACGATCCGGACGAATCTCCGCAGGAGCTGGAAGAAGAAATTCAGCAGGTTCATTTTTAA
- a CDS encoding nuclear transport factor 2 family protein, with protein MKKQTLLGIFLLVFGFSATLSAQTKGFYENVQKKNVSKVLDDLNTFAATTDYEKYFDLYANESTFIGTDATEIWNKKEFMVWAKPYFDKGKAWNFTSLKRNITFSADGKYAWFDELLDTQMKICRGSGVLEKIGGKWKIRQYVLSMTVPNDVNDQVTAIKAPIEDALITDLKK; from the coding sequence ATGAAAAAACAGACCTTACTCGGAATCTTCCTTCTTGTTTTCGGATTTTCCGCAACGCTTTCCGCGCAGACAAAAGGCTTCTACGAAAACGTGCAGAAGAAAAATGTCTCCAAAGTTTTAGATGATTTGAACACTTTCGCCGCGACCACGGATTACGAAAAATATTTCGATCTCTACGCGAACGAATCAACTTTCATCGGCACCGACGCCACCGAAATCTGGAATAAAAAAGAATTCATGGTTTGGGCAAAACCATATTTTGATAAAGGAAAAGCCTGGAATTTCACCTCATTAAAACGAAATATCACCTTCAGCGCCGACGGAAAATACGCTTGGTTCGATGAACTTTTGGATACGCAAATGAAAATTTGCCGCGGCTCCGGCGTTCTGGAAAAAATTGGTGGCAAATGGAAAATCCGCCAATATGTACTTTCTATGACGGTTCCAAATGACGTTAATGATCAGGTAACCGCAATCAAAGCGCCCATCGAAGACGCTTTAATAACCGATTTGAAAAAATAA
- a CDS encoding glycoside hydrolase family 13 protein — MKKIAFFCLFISVFSFAQIQKVEPAFWWKGMKNPELQIMVYGKDISKYSVDLSDKISIKDLTKTENPNYVFITVNTDEINSPTFKINFKDRNKTVYSYTYELKNRKPNSAERNSFTSKDVMYLIMPDRFANGDEKNDSQKNLTDKLNRNAPNGRHGGDLRGIINNLDYLQNLGVTALWLTPANEDNEKQTSYHGYAQTDLYKIDGRYGTNEEYLELSRELQKRGMMLIQDYVTNHWGISHWLIQDLPTKDWIHQFADGEGKYGFKRSNYRTTSQFDTNVAEIDKKEALNGWFDTTMPDLNQSNRLVLKYLTQNAIWWIEYAELGGMRVDTYPYNDKTAMAKWAKAITDEYPKFNIVGEAWMYNPAHISYWQKDSKIAEIDGYNSNLPSVMDFTLYTDLPGALKEEESWDKGMIKIYNSFGNDFLYPDINNILVFFENHDTERFNEIFNGDARNYKMALSLISTVRGIPQIYYGSEIGMRGEKSKGDADIRRDFPGGWKGDPQNAFNPKTQTAEQKEFHDYTQKLLNWRKNKEVIHTGKTKHYMPKEKVYVYFRYNDNEKVMVVINNNEKDQTFDLSRFVESLNGISSGTDVISGKKYPISSEKKLTVSGKSSLILELK; from the coding sequence ATGAAGAAAATCGCATTTTTTTGCCTGTTTATCTCGGTATTTTCCTTTGCCCAAATCCAAAAGGTAGAACCCGCTTTTTGGTGGAAAGGCATGAAAAATCCCGAACTCCAGATTATGGTGTACGGAAAAGACATTTCTAAATATTCGGTCGATTTATCCGATAAAATTTCCATCAAAGACCTCACGAAAACCGAAAATCCAAACTACGTTTTCATTACGGTAAACACGGATGAGATTAATTCGCCTACCTTTAAAATCAATTTTAAAGACAGAAATAAAACCGTTTATTCCTACACTTACGAACTGAAAAACCGCAAACCCAATTCCGCGGAGCGAAATTCTTTTACTTCGAAAGACGTCATGTATCTCATCATGCCAGACCGATTTGCAAACGGCGATGAGAAAAACGATTCACAGAAAAATCTGACCGATAAACTAAACCGAAACGCACCAAACGGCAGACATGGCGGCGATTTGCGCGGCATCATCAACAACCTTGATTATCTGCAAAATCTTGGTGTTACTGCGCTTTGGTTGACGCCCGCGAATGAAGACAACGAAAAGCAAACTTCATATCACGGCTATGCACAAACCGATTTATATAAAATCGATGGCCGTTACGGCACCAACGAAGAATATCTGGAACTTTCGCGTGAACTTCAGAAACGAGGCATGATGCTTATTCAGGATTATGTCACCAATCATTGGGGAATTTCGCACTGGCTCATTCAGGATTTGCCGACCAAAGACTGGATTCATCAGTTCGCGGATGGAGAAGGAAAATATGGTTTCAAAAGATCGAATTACCGAACAACTTCTCAGTTCGACACCAATGTTGCTGAAATCGACAAAAAAGAAGCGTTAAATGGTTGGTTTGATACCACAATGCCGGATTTAAATCAAAGCAATCGTTTGGTTTTAAAATACTTGACGCAAAACGCGATTTGGTGGATTGAGTACGCGGAACTCGGCGGAATGCGCGTAGATACGTATCCCTACAACGATAAAACGGCGATGGCAAAATGGGCGAAGGCGATCACCGATGAATATCCGAAATTCAATATCGTTGGGGAAGCTTGGATGTACAATCCAGCGCATATTTCCTACTGGCAAAAAGACTCAAAAATTGCCGAAATAGACGGATATAATTCCAATCTTCCGTCCGTTATGGATTTTACGTTATACACCGATTTGCCCGGCGCGCTGAAAGAAGAGGAAAGTTGGGACAAAGGAATGATCAAGATTTACAATTCCTTCGGCAACGATTTTCTTTATCCGGACATCAATAATATTTTAGTTTTCTTTGAAAATCATGATACCGAAAGGTTTAATGAAATTTTCAACGGCGATGCGCGCAATTACAAAATGGCACTTTCGCTGATCTCCACCGTGCGCGGAATTCCGCAGATTTATTACGGTTCTGAAATTGGGATGCGCGGCGAAAAATCCAAAGGTGATGCCGACATCCGCCGTGATTTTCCGGGTGGCTGGAAAGGTGATCCACAAAATGCTTTCAATCCAAAAACACAAACTGCGGAACAAAAGGAATTTCACGACTACACACAGAAACTTTTGAACTGGCGGAAAAATAAAGAAGTTATCCACACCGGAAAAACCAAACATTATATGCCGAAAGAAAAGGTATATGTTTATTTCCGTTACAACGACAATGAAAAAGTAATGGTGGTCATCAATAATAATGAAAAAGACCAGACTTTTGATTTAAGCCGTTTCGTAGAATCATTAAACGGAATCTCCTCCGGAACCGATGTAATTTCCGGAAAAAAATACCCGATTAGCAGCGAAAAAAAATTAACGGTTTCTGGGAAATCTTCTTTAATTTTAGAACTGAAATAA
- a CDS encoding glycoside hydrolase family 97 protein, translating into MKNIKISAFFLLLGTLSLNAQSLKSPDGKFEMNFQLKAGVPYYDLKYDGKTVVEDSKLGLRLLRDGDIQFASEIESKDQKGKNLDAGFTKTAEKFDTKNEYWDPIMGEKKSYLNHYNELAVTLNQAENDRYIVVKFRLFNDGLGFRYEFPQQKNLNYFIIKEEDSEIDLPTDMKAWWLAGDYDSQEYQTQTTNLSEIPAKWPTSYDGNASQTLIKNAVQTPLMLKKEGRDKLYINIAEAAVINYPASNLELDADNFKFKTHLTPDAQGAKGYIQTPAVSPWRTIIVSPKAEEVLASKMLFNLNEPTEYKDTSYIHPTKYMGVWWEMIIGKSQWAYSTANNVHIGKTDFTKLTPNGNHAANNTKVKEYIDFASANGFDALLIEGWNTGWEDWFGHSKEFVFDFITPYPDFDIKMLNDYAHSKNIRLMMHHETSGSATNYERWADEAFKLMNKYGYESVKTGYVGNIIPRGEHHYSQWTINHYRRIAEKANDYKIMVNSHESVRPSGLSRTYPNWIAAEAARGTEFEAFGGNNPDHQTILPFTRFIGGPMDYTPGIFQTKFDYYFPGDTRFVKTTLAKQLALYVVMYSPLQMAADLPENYAKHMDAFQFIKDVAVDWDDTKILAAEPGDFIHTARKAKGKDEWYVGGITDENARNFTVDFSFLPKGKKYEATVYQDGATADYINNPQSYKIYKKTVTSKTKIPVKLARSGGYAISVKPKN; encoded by the coding sequence ATGAAAAATATAAAAATCTCCGCATTTTTCCTTTTGCTGGGAACGCTAAGCCTTAATGCGCAATCACTGAAATCACCCGATGGAAAGTTCGAAATGAATTTCCAGCTGAAAGCCGGCGTGCCGTATTATGATTTGAAATATGACGGCAAAACCGTAGTCGAAGATTCAAAATTAGGTTTAAGACTTTTGCGCGATGGAGACATCCAGTTTGCCTCAGAAATAGAGAGTAAGGATCAAAAAGGCAAAAATTTAGACGCTGGTTTTACCAAAACAGCTGAAAAATTCGATACCAAAAATGAATATTGGGATCCGATTATGGGCGAAAAAAAGTCCTACCTCAATCATTATAATGAGCTCGCGGTGACTTTAAACCAGGCTGAAAACGACCGATATATTGTCGTAAAATTCCGACTATTCAATGACGGTCTCGGTTTCCGGTATGAATTCCCGCAGCAGAAAAATCTGAATTATTTCATCATCAAAGAAGAAGATTCCGAAATCGATTTGCCCACAGATATGAAAGCCTGGTGGCTCGCCGGCGATTATGATTCCCAGGAATATCAGACCCAAACCACCAATTTATCCGAAATTCCAGCGAAATGGCCTACTTCTTACGACGGCAATGCATCGCAAACTTTAATAAAAAATGCCGTTCAAACGCCATTAATGTTGAAAAAAGAAGGCAGGGATAAATTGTACATCAATATTGCAGAAGCAGCTGTGATCAATTATCCGGCTTCAAATTTGGAACTGGACGCAGATAATTTTAAGTTCAAAACCCATCTAACCCCAGACGCTCAGGGCGCAAAAGGTTATATTCAGACGCCGGCTGTTTCCCCGTGGCGAACCATCATTGTTTCGCCGAAGGCCGAAGAAGTTTTAGCTTCCAAAATGCTTTTTAACCTCAATGAACCTACCGAGTACAAAGACACTTCTTACATTCATCCGACCAAATACATGGGCGTTTGGTGGGAAATGATTATCGGAAAATCGCAGTGGGCGTATTCTACAGCGAACAACGTTCACATCGGTAAAACCGATTTCACCAAACTGACTCCAAACGGAAACCACGCCGCCAACAATACCAAAGTCAAAGAATACATTGATTTTGCTTCCGCAAACGGTTTCGATGCACTTTTAATTGAAGGCTGGAACACCGGCTGGGAAGACTGGTTCGGTCACAGCAAAGAATTTGTTTTCGATTTCATTACGCCGTATCCGGATTTCGATATTAAAATGCTCAATGATTACGCGCACTCTAAAAATATCAGATTAATGATGCACCACGAAACTTCGGGTTCTGCTACGAATTACGAAAGATGGGCAGACGAAGCGTTCAAATTGATGAATAAATATGGCTACGAATCGGTGAAAACCGGCTATGTCGGCAATATTATTCCGCGCGGCGAGCACCATTATTCCCAATGGACGATCAACCATTACCGCAGAATTGCCGAAAAAGCAAACGATTATAAAATCATGGTTAACTCGCACGAATCCGTGCGTCCGTCAGGTTTAAGCCGAACATATCCCAATTGGATTGCTGCGGAAGCTGCGCGCGGAACAGAATTCGAAGCGTTTGGCGGAAATAATCCGGATCACCAGACGATTTTACCGTTCACAAGATTTATCGGCGGACCGATGGATTACACACCGGGAATTTTCCAGACCAAGTTTGATTATTATTTCCCCGGCGACACCAGATTTGTGAAAACCACTCTGGCAAAGCAGCTTGCGCTCTATGTCGTGATGTATTCTCCATTGCAGATGGCGGCAGATTTACCGGAAAACTACGCGAAACATATGGACGCTTTTCAGTTCATCAAGGATGTTGCGGTGGATTGGGATGATACCAAAATTTTAGCCGCTGAACCGGGAGATTTTATCCATACAGCTAGAAAAGCAAAAGGTAAAGACGAGTGGTATGTTGGGGGAATTACCGACGAAAATGCGCGGAATTTCACTGTAGATTTTTCTTTCCTTCCGAAGGGCAAAAAATACGAAGCCACCGTGTATCAGGACGGTGCTACGGCAGATTACATCAACAATCCGCAGTCTTATAAAATTTACAAAAAAACCGTAACCAGCAAAACCAAAATCCCTGTAAAACTTGCGCGCAGTGGAGGCTATGCGATTTCGGTAAAACCAAAAAATTAG
- a CDS encoding SusE domain-containing protein produces the protein MKNIFKLLSMLLLPLLLVNACREDADRNWTSPEPSFKLHDTTLGSNVLYPTMENNPFVLSWDDAVSGSGSYTVYLSSTADFKTKVELGKSETNTLKSSIGALNKAMLKAGLSPYSSQTAYVRVERGTEVSNAVSFAVTTYPADGPMITNPAAGSTLVLDETKATETATTIKWNDYTNYGVKVTYLVEMAGANSDVFFPLGTVENVKELPLTTLALDQAVLKAGGTANVASDVKIRVTATSSSLGGTIVKTSDVVTFKVTPYQLESFMYVPGAYQNWDPATAVAIRSATSNGVYVGYINFTAPNSGFKITPARNWTNSYGSTGGNNLTYNGGSDLVAPNVGWQKLTVNLTEMTYDLTPYSWGIIGSASPGGWDTDTDMVFNSTTQKWEIENIALTVGEIKFRLNNAWTVDYGDNGNDGTLERGAANIPITEAGNYKITFDEENQVWTKTKL, from the coding sequence ATGAAAAATATTTTTAAATTATTAAGCATGCTTCTTCTGCCTTTACTTCTGGTAAATGCGTGTAGAGAAGATGCAGACCGCAACTGGACCTCGCCAGAGCCGTCTTTTAAATTGCACGATACCACTTTGGGCAGCAACGTTCTTTATCCAACTATGGAAAACAATCCATTTGTATTAAGCTGGGACGATGCGGTTTCTGGAAGTGGTTCTTATACGGTTTATCTTTCTTCAACAGCAGATTTTAAAACTAAAGTTGAGCTTGGTAAATCAGAAACCAATACTTTAAAATCAAGCATCGGTGCTTTAAACAAAGCGATGTTAAAAGCAGGTTTAAGTCCATATTCTTCGCAAACAGCTTATGTGCGTGTTGAGAGAGGAACTGAAGTTTCAAACGCGGTGTCATTCGCGGTAACTACTTATCCTGCAGATGGCCCGATGATTACCAATCCGGCTGCTGGCTCAACTTTGGTTTTGGATGAAACCAAAGCTACTGAAACTGCAACTACCATTAAATGGAATGACTACACCAACTATGGCGTAAAAGTGACTTACCTGGTAGAAATGGCCGGAGCTAATTCTGACGTTTTCTTCCCGTTGGGAACAGTAGAAAATGTTAAAGAATTGCCACTTACGACACTTGCCCTTGATCAGGCAGTTTTAAAAGCAGGTGGGACTGCAAATGTTGCAAGTGATGTGAAAATCCGCGTAACTGCAACTTCGTCTTCACTTGGTGGTACCATCGTAAAAACTTCCGATGTGGTTACTTTTAAAGTTACCCCTTACCAATTGGAATCTTTCATGTACGTTCCAGGTGCTTACCAGAATTGGGATCCTGCAACTGCGGTGGCCATCCGTTCTGCAACAAGCAACGGCGTTTATGTAGGCTATATCAACTTTACTGCTCCAAACTCAGGATTCAAGATTACACCTGCAAGAAACTGGACAAACAGCTATGGTTCTACAGGCGGGAACAACCTTACATATAATGGTGGAAGTGATTTAGTTGCACCAAACGTAGGTTGGCAAAAACTTACTGTTAACCTAACTGAAATGACTTACGACTTAACTCCGTATTCTTGGGGAATTATCGGTAGCGCCAGCCCTGGCGGTTGGGATACCGACACCGATATGGTTTTCAACAGCACCACTCAAAAATGGGAAATTGAGAACATTGCACTAACCGTTGGTGAAATCAAATTCAGATTGAACAACGCTTGGACAGTAGATTACGGAGACAATGGAAATGATGGAACTTTAGAAAGAGGTGCTGCCAACATCCCGATTACGGAAGCAGGTAATTACAAAATTACTTTCGACGAAGAAAACCAGGTGTGGACCAAAACAAAATTGTAA
- a CDS encoding SusE domain-containing protein — translation MENNIFKNIFLALMVILGLASCQDRDIITIDNGTSATVMDLSTSSVFLDKNFPGNPALTVTWKPASYSVPTEISYKIEASADDKFTKPVTLATVASSERSATFTALQLNDASAALGFKPSEEAKMFLRVISYVGPAESLATVSNVTSLKITPYVLTYPSFYLVGGASYVGWTPDKAQVLYKSDNLSYIYTYLKGGEKFRFLGQLAWDGKNYALNTAGTKASNQYFNQWSSNLSVPKDDDENIQFTGETGIYKIVINATQGVQTIEVKPSAIMAYDFPEIYLVGNIAGNGSNEKDPVAMTTVGDGVYEYTTTLGADTEFKILGQKSWGDLDWGNISKDGNSGFIGPKGDNGNIKFVGDGGSYKITVNLKAGTYTIVKLS, via the coding sequence ATGGAAAATAATATCTTTAAAAATATATTTTTAGCACTGATGGTGATCTTAGGCCTGGCTTCCTGCCAGGACCGGGATATCATCACGATCGACAACGGAACGTCGGCTACAGTGATGGACCTTTCTACTAGCAGCGTATTCCTGGATAAAAATTTTCCCGGAAATCCTGCGCTTACCGTAACCTGGAAACCTGCTTCGTACAGTGTACCAACAGAAATCAGCTACAAAATTGAGGCGTCTGCGGATGATAAATTTACAAAACCTGTAACTTTAGCTACTGTTGCAAGCTCAGAAAGATCTGCGACCTTTACAGCACTACAGCTGAATGATGCTTCTGCTGCTCTTGGTTTTAAACCTAGTGAAGAAGCAAAAATGTTTTTACGTGTGATTTCGTATGTTGGACCTGCAGAATCTTTAGCTACAGTTTCTAACGTAACTTCGCTAAAAATTACACCATATGTCTTGACTTACCCAAGCTTCTATCTTGTTGGTGGCGCTTCCTATGTGGGCTGGACTCCAGATAAAGCTCAGGTTTTATACAAGAGCGACAATCTTTCTTACATCTATACTTATTTGAAAGGTGGTGAGAAGTTTAGATTCTTGGGACAATTAGCGTGGGATGGTAAAAATTACGCATTAAACACTGCAGGAACTAAAGCTTCAAACCAATATTTCAACCAGTGGAGCAGCAACCTTTCCGTTCCAAAAGATGATGATGAAAATATTCAATTTACCGGCGAAACAGGTATTTACAAAATTGTGATCAACGCTACACAGGGTGTTCAAACCATAGAAGTGAAACCTTCTGCGATTATGGCGTATGACTTCCCCGAAATTTATTTGGTAGGAAATATCGCCGGGAACGGATCGAATGAAAAAGATCCTGTAGCAATGACTACAGTTGGTGATGGCGTGTACGAATACACCACAACGCTTGGCGCTGATACCGAATTCAAAATTTTAGGTCAGAAATCTTGGGGTGATCTTGATTGGGGTAATATCTCCAAAGACGGAAACTCTGGTTTCATCGGTCCAAAAGGTGACAACGGAAACATCAAGTTCGTAGGCGATGGCGGTTCTTACAAAATTACTGTGAACCTAAAAGCAGGAACCTACACCATTGTGAAGCTTTCTTAA